The region ATCAAGGCCACGGTGCTGGGGGAGCCGGAGCAGATCTTCCCTTACCTGGGCTCCTCCAGGCTGGCAGAGCCGATCAACCGCCGCGAGGTGATCGCCGCCTTCCACGGGCATGCACACATCGGCACGCTGGCGGGCGAAACCTCCAAGGGCGTGAAGGTGTTCAACGTCTCCAAACCCATCCTGGTGAAAGAAGGCTACGACCCGGCGTTTTTTATTTTTGAAGTATAGATCCTGACTGTTTTTATACTTCTGAAACTAAAAAAGGGAGCCGCAAAGATTATACTTTGCGGCTCCCTTTTCTGGTTTTATACTTTTCGTGGCTTAGCTGGCCTCTTTAAAAGTATGGGTATACACGTAGTTCACAAAGTCATCGACCGTATACACCGGCACCTCGTCAGGGATCGTAAGCTGGTAGGTTTTCTCCACTTTCAGGATGATGTCCACCACATCAATGATATCGAGGCCCAGCCGGGTCAGGTCGCGGACCTTGAGCAGCCGGTTAGGGTTAATGTTAGTAACGGAGGTAATGATGTTCACTACTTCAGTCTGGATTGCCTGCGTGTTTGAAGTTACATTAGTCATGGCATAAGGGTAAAAGGTATACTAAAGTCTGCCGTATCAGCAGCTGGCCTGGCGAGTAGAAACTTGCATGGGACCGAAGGCCCCACGCAAGCTCATCATCACTAAACAGGTAAGTATGAAAAACAGGTACTTTCTTAATGGGCGAACTCGTGCGCCATTTTCTTTTCTTCCAGTACTTTGGTTTCGTGCTCCAGTTCTTCCAGTGTTTTCTCTTCCAACTCGATCTTGGTCTTCTTATCGAGGCCAAATTTAGCAAGGATGCGGTCGAAGCCGTAGTAGATAATCGGCACCACGATCAGGGTAAGGAACATCGAAGAGCTCAGACCACCGATCAAAGCCCATGCCAGACCGTTCTTGGTAGCAGCCACCGAACCGCCTGCCAGCGCGATCGGCAACATGCCAATCACCATTGCCAGCGTCGTCATCAGGATCGGACGGAAACGAATACGAACGGCTTCGATCAACGCTTCCTTCACTTCCACGCCCTCGTCCTTCAGCTTGTTGGTAAAGTCCACCACCATAATGGCATTCTTGGCTACCAGACCGATCATCATGATGATACCCAGGATAGAGAAAATGCTCAGCGACTGTGATGCAAGCGCCAGGGCAAGTAAGGCGCCGATGATCGCCAATGGGATAGAGAACAGAACCACCAGTGGGTACACGTACGAGTCGTACAGGGCCACCATGATCAGGTACACGAAGATGATCGAGGCCAGCAGGGCAACACCCAGCGTACCGAAACCTTCACTCTGGTTTTTCATGTCGCCACCAAACTCGTAGTTTACTCCTTTGGGTGCTTCTACTTCCGCAAGCTTCTCCTGAATCTCTGCACCGATCGAGCCAGACGGACGTCCAATTACCTGTGAGTTCACGTTCACGGAAGTTACGCGGTTATAACGCTCCAGCTGCGACGGACCAGTTGACTGACGGATGTCGGCAAACTGACCCAGGCGCACCAGCTGCCCCTGGTTGTTCACAAACGACAGGTTGGCGATGTCGGTCACGCTGCGGCGGTCGAACTCGTCGAGACGAATGTTGATGTCGTAGTCTTCGGTACCGGAGCGGAAAGTTACGTCGGAGTTACCGCTGAAGGCCAGCTGCATGCTCGCACCTACGTTCTCCAGCGACAGGCCTACGTTGGCCATCTTGTCACGGTCTACCACTACTTCAATTTCCGGGTTACCGCCTTCCACTGACATTTCCACGTCGGCCGTACCTGATACATTTTCTACCACACCCATCACGCGCTGTGAGAATGCCATCACACTGTCCAAGTTAGAGCCCGAAATGATCAGCTGGATAGGGGCCTGTGAGTTACCCACCAGGCCTACCGGCACCGGCGTCACTTCCACGTTTGGCAGTTTGCTCTCGATGTCGGCCTTGGCCTGACGGCTGAACTGGTCGGTGCTGAACGTACGCTCCTTTACATCTACCAGCGTAACAGATACTTCCGCTTTATAAGCCGTGTTCTGGCCCTGCTGTGCGGAAGAAGTAGTACCTACGGTGGTAAACACTTTTGACACTTCCGGGAAACCCTCCAGGTACTGCTCCACCTGGCGCGTTGCAAAGTTGGTTTGCTCCACAGTAGAGTTTTTAGGCAACTCCAGCTGCAGGCTCACCTCACCACGGTCACCGGCAGGTATAAAGGCCGATCCGATAAAACCGAGCGGTACCAGCGCAAAAGATGCAACCAGTAAGATCATTGTCACACCCAGTGTAATGAACTTGTGGTTAAAGGCCCACTTCAGCGCGGCCGTAAAGCCATCGATGATGCGGTCCAGAAAGCGCTCGAATGCCAGAATAAAGCGTCCGAAGATGTTCTTATCCGAGATATGCTCCAAACGTGAGAAACGGCTAGCCAGCAGCGGAATCAGGGTGAAAGCTACGAAGAGCGAGATCATCGTAGACACGGCCACTACCACGGCGAACTGACGCAGAATGTCTGATACCAGTCCCGAGGAAAGTGCAATAGGTATGAACACTACTGTAATTACCAGGGTGATGGATGTAACGGTCGCCATGATCTCCCGGATACCGTCGTAAGCGGCTTGTGCCGGCTTCTTGCCCATCTCCAGGTGGCGGTGAATGTTTTCGATCACCACAATGGCGTCATCCACCAGAATACCGACCACGAGCGAGAGAGCCAGCAGGGACATCAGGTTAAGCGAGTAGCCAAACAGGTACATGAAGATAAAGGTTGCCACCAAAGAGGCAGGTATAGAGATCATCACGATCACCGCGTTTCGGAACGAGTGCAGGAAGAGGAGCATCACCACCGCTACCAGGATGATCGCGATCATCAGGTCGTGGAGTACCGAGTCAGCAGCTTCCAGGGTAAAGTCAGAGGAGTCGTTGGCGATGTTGAAGTTCAATCCAACGTCAGCGTACGTCTTCTCCAGGTCAGCCAGGGCTTCTTTTGTCAAACGGCTTACCTCTACGGCGTTGGCGTCCGACTGCTTCTGGATGGTGATACCCACGGATGGGTTGCTGTTCACGCGGGTCAGTACTTCAATGTCTTTCTGCGTGTCCTGCACCTCGGCTACGTCCGCC is a window of Pontibacter kalidii DNA encoding:
- a CDS encoding acyl carrier protein; amino-acid sequence: MTNVTSNTQAIQTEVVNIITSVTNINPNRLLKVRDLTRLGLDIIDVVDIILKVEKTYQLTIPDEVPVYTVDDFVNYVYTHTFKEAS
- a CDS encoding efflux RND transporter permease subunit; protein product: MNITKLSIQRSTIVVVVFTVLTLLGVASYQSLNYELLPKFNPPVLTISTIYPGASPNEVENSVTKEIEEALSSLENVKTMRGTSLESFSIIVVELNQGTDVDLALQDAQRKINTILANLPDDAESPTLNKFDLDDLPIIKMGATANMSPTEFYDLIDKKIKPELSRIPGMAAIKILGGQEREIKVNIDANKLEAYNLSILQVQQKIRNSNLDFPTGKIKQESGQTQIRLAGKFASLDQLRNLIIREDQNGIVRLADVAEVQDTQKDIEVLTRVNSNPSVGITIQKQSDANAVEVSRLTKEALADLEKTYADVGLNFNIANDSSDFTLEAADSVLHDLMIAIILVAVVMLLFLHSFRNAVIVMISIPASLVATFIFMYLFGYSLNLMSLLALSLVVGILVDDAIVVIENIHRHLEMGKKPAQAAYDGIREIMATVTSITLVITVVFIPIALSSGLVSDILRQFAVVVAVSTMISLFVAFTLIPLLASRFSRLEHISDKNIFGRFILAFERFLDRIIDGFTAALKWAFNHKFITLGVTMILLVASFALVPLGFIGSAFIPAGDRGEVSLQLELPKNSTVEQTNFATRQVEQYLEGFPEVSKVFTTVGTTSSAQQGQNTAYKAEVSVTLVDVKERTFSTDQFSRQAKADIESKLPNVEVTPVPVGLVGNSQAPIQLIISGSNLDSVMAFSQRVMGVVENVSGTADVEMSVEGGNPEIEVVVDRDKMANVGLSLENVGASMQLAFSGNSDVTFRSGTEDYDINIRLDEFDRRSVTDIANLSFVNNQGQLVRLGQFADIRQSTGPSQLERYNRVTSVNVNSQVIGRPSGSIGAEIQEKLAEVEAPKGVNYEFGGDMKNQSEGFGTLGVALLASIIFVYLIMVALYDSYVYPLVVLFSIPLAIIGALLALALASQSLSIFSILGIIMMIGLVAKNAIMVVDFTNKLKDEGVEVKEALIEAVRIRFRPILMTTLAMVIGMLPIALAGGSVAATKNGLAWALIGGLSSSMFLTLIVVPIIYYGFDRILAKFGLDKKTKIELEEKTLEELEHETKVLEEKKMAHEFAH